One window from the genome of Desulforamulus ruminis DSM 2154 encodes:
- a CDS encoding hexokinase family protein: MNPKTLVGQLEYLKTLFLNLDLLALARNFQQEMMAGSGGNSSLKMLPTFLNKPVGQETGTFFSIDFGGTNVRLQIVQLLGRGLYEIKQSRSFLLIDPSGLYNYTSKQTTAADLFDFIAHRIKEMIDPGSTYLLGHTFSFPCRQLDANRAVLINWTKEFNTAGVEGHEVTGLLEQALHRNHMVNIKPVAIINDTTATLLTASYANPRAHIGSICGTGHNTCYIEPKDPLTGQSMIINLESGNFNKIPLTPFDSMLDQSSEDPGQQFLEKAVSGRYIGEIVRLILGHLISSNLLFFRQIPDFMERPHSIKAVDLSCFLEDRTPHLEKISQWLNSNWGIFYSSLEERQALKTVAALVTARSAQLVAATYIGILQQIDPELRSDHIIAVDGTLFEKMNSFTSHVQEILTGFYSNCSHKVTLKLTRGGSGVGAAIAAATTLHDGESSKPTV; the protein is encoded by the coding sequence ATGAACCCGAAAACTTTAGTGGGGCAATTGGAATACCTAAAAACCCTTTTTTTGAATTTAGATTTACTGGCCTTGGCCCGGAATTTTCAACAGGAGATGATGGCCGGTTCAGGCGGAAACAGCTCTCTTAAAATGCTTCCTACCTTTTTAAATAAACCTGTGGGGCAAGAAACAGGCACCTTTTTTAGCATTGATTTCGGTGGAACCAATGTACGGCTGCAAATTGTTCAGCTATTGGGCCGGGGCCTCTATGAAATAAAACAATCACGCTCCTTTCTCCTCATAGACCCTTCCGGATTATATAACTATACCTCAAAACAAACTACCGCAGCGGATCTTTTTGATTTTATCGCTCACCGCATAAAGGAAATGATCGATCCGGGATCCACCTACCTTCTGGGTCATACTTTCTCCTTTCCCTGCCGGCAGTTGGATGCAAACCGTGCGGTTTTAATCAACTGGACCAAGGAATTTAATACCGCCGGTGTGGAAGGACACGAAGTAACAGGGCTTCTGGAGCAGGCACTGCACCGTAATCATATGGTAAACATTAAGCCCGTTGCCATTATCAATGATACGACGGCCACCCTTTTAACGGCATCCTACGCCAATCCCCGGGCCCACATCGGGTCTATTTGCGGTACCGGACATAACACTTGTTATATCGAGCCGAAAGATCCTTTAACCGGTCAATCCATGATTATCAATCTGGAATCAGGTAATTTTAACAAAATACCCCTTACCCCCTTCGATAGCATGCTGGATCAATCCAGTGAAGATCCCGGCCAGCAATTCCTGGAAAAGGCCGTTTCCGGCCGCTATATTGGCGAAATCGTCCGGTTGATTCTAGGTCATCTTATCAGCAGCAATCTTCTGTTCTTCCGCCAAATTCCAGACTTTATGGAAAGGCCCCACTCCATCAAGGCGGTTGACCTGTCCTGTTTTCTTGAAGACCGAACCCCCCATTTAGAAAAAATTTCTCAGTGGTTAAATTCCAACTGGGGTATCTTCTATTCATCCTTGGAAGAACGTCAGGCCCTAAAAACCGTCGCCGCTCTGGTTACCGCCCGGTCCGCCCAACTGGTTGCCGCTACTTATATTGGCATATTACAGCAGATAGACCCTGAACTTAGATCGGATCACATCATTGCGGTAGACGGTACTTTATTTGAAAAAATGAATTCCTTTACAAGCCATGTCCAAGAAATTTTAACCGGTTTCTACAGTAACTGTTCCCACAAAGTAACCCTCAAACTGACCCGGGGTGGTTCCGGTGTTGGGGCCGCCATTGCAGCCGCAACAACACTACATGATGGGGAATCATCAAAACCCACTGTTTAA
- a CDS encoding HPP family protein has protein sequence MEENKSSASAAYLKKPSPAILSLYLCKMRGGKCPAPQPVQLKNLLFTGVGSFLAIGLIALLNTNHSLPLLVPSLGASAVLLFAACHVPMAQPRNVIGGHTVSAIAGVITYQLFGNDWWTVALGVSLAILFMNLTHTLHPPGGATAFMAVFTRQDFSYIFSPVALGAALLVLIAALFNNCSSQRKYPDYWF, from the coding sequence ATGGAAGAAAATAAATCTTCTGCTTCGGCAGCTTATCTTAAAAAGCCCAGTCCGGCAATACTATCATTATACCTGTGCAAAATGCGGGGCGGCAAATGCCCTGCTCCCCAGCCGGTACAACTTAAAAACCTGCTCTTTACGGGAGTTGGCAGCTTTTTGGCCATTGGCCTTATTGCCCTTTTAAATACCAATCATAGCCTGCCTTTATTGGTACCCTCCCTGGGGGCTTCCGCCGTTCTTTTATTCGCTGCCTGCCATGTACCCATGGCGCAGCCTAGAAATGTAATCGGGGGACATACGGTATCTGCCATAGCGGGAGTCATAACCTATCAGTTATTCGGGAATGACTGGTGGACCGTCGCCCTGGGTGTCAGTCTGGCAATTCTTTTTATGAACCTGACTCATACCCTCCACCCTCCCGGCGGAGCCACTGCCTTTATGGCCGTATTCACCCGGCAGGACTTTAGCTACATATTTTCCCCCGTGGCTTTAGGGGCCGCTCTGCTGGTTCTGATTGCAGCCTTGTTTAACAATTGTTCGTCCCAGCGAAAATATCCGGATTATTGGTTTTAA
- a CDS encoding RrF2 family transcriptional regulator, translating into MQINRQTEYAIRTILELAKQPWGSMMNARTISEKQKIPEVFLKKTIQLLSRGGLVITQRGTQGGVKLARLPQEITLGDVVLAIEGPLALNPCLNDQYHCENKPECQVHRILRRTQNAVARELTRETFADILAGRIFYEIDS; encoded by the coding sequence ATGCAGATCAACAGGCAAACAGAGTATGCCATTCGAACTATATTAGAATTAGCCAAACAGCCCTGGGGGAGTATGATGAATGCCAGGACCATATCGGAGAAGCAAAAGATACCGGAGGTTTTTCTTAAAAAAACCATCCAGTTGCTCTCCCGTGGCGGGTTGGTGATTACCCAGCGGGGAACTCAGGGAGGCGTAAAATTGGCCCGCTTACCCCAGGAGATAACCCTCGGGGATGTAGTGCTGGCCATTGAAGGGCCATTGGCTTTAAATCCCTGCTTGAACGATCAATATCATTGCGAAAATAAACCGGAGTGTCAGGTTCACCGAATCTTAAGACGGACCCAGAATGCGGTGGCCCGGGAATTAACCAGGGAAACCTTTGCCGATATTTTAGCAGGTCGAATTTTTTACGAAATTGATTCTTAG
- a CDS encoding ferritin family protein — MNQCFNLSTVVDLAASNSVKGVQYYRRMQEMAEDSVAREIFHRLAEEEGEEQRALLKVARAEAEKEQNGMNEQTYCYLSALGDELKFPYDYLEEFKAVSPREALEIGIQAKKDAILLYHEFLNRCVSQEARNILLHLLESEQRNLLELRDYMREICPTGCKYPPKNGNTDDQL; from the coding sequence TTGAACCAATGTTTCAATCTTTCGACCGTTGTAGACCTGGCCGCCAGCAACAGTGTTAAGGGTGTACAATATTACCGGAGAATGCAGGAAATGGCTGAAGATTCTGTGGCCAGAGAAATCTTCCACCGCCTGGCTGAAGAAGAAGGAGAAGAACAACGGGCTTTATTAAAGGTAGCCCGGGCAGAAGCCGAAAAGGAACAGAACGGCATGAACGAGCAGACCTATTGTTACTTAAGTGCCTTGGGCGACGAGCTGAAGTTTCCCTATGACTATCTTGAAGAATTTAAGGCCGTAAGCCCACGGGAAGCCCTGGAGATTGGCATTCAGGCTAAAAAGGACGCCATTTTGCTGTATCATGAGTTCTTAAACCGGTGCGTATCCCAGGAGGCCAGGAATATTCTGCTGCATTTGCTGGAGAGCGAGCAAAGGAACCTGCTGGAGCTGCGGGACTATATGCGGGAAATATGTCCAACGGGATGTAAATATCCCCCTAAAAATGGAAATACTGATGATCAATTATAA
- the rd gene encoding rubredoxin codes for MSKYECDVCGYIYDPAKGEGDIPPGTAFEDLPEDWVCPECGVGKENFSKID; via the coding sequence ATGTCTAAATATGAATGTGATGTGTGCGGCTATATCTATGATCCGGCCAAGGGAGAAGGGGACATCCCCCCGGGTACCGCCTTTGAGGACCTTCCCGAGGATTGGGTTTGTCCTGAGTGCGGGGTAGGCAAGGAGAACTTCAGCAAAATAGATTAA
- a CDS encoding alpha/beta fold hydrolase produces the protein MDPVKSTDTEFGKVSYLDFGTGEAVLLAHGILGGYGQAFVSLTQILGDECRKLAPSRFGYPSSSLPSTPTPGNQAKAYVALLDKVGIQQTFVIASSAGGAAGIKLALNYPERIKGLILLSSGVPTAKRSREEISQIQGAPALLINDFPMWFTVKYLKFALNSMFGSTVAKDLYETMLPVRPRKPGIEADITITNLDMDINYDNYPVEKITVPILIVHAKDDAMAKFQGVEKFIARVHPQTSLFATGGHLITGHGDEVSKSIKRFMEATAAAEERD, from the coding sequence TTGGATCCGGTTAAGTCCACGGATACCGAGTTTGGGAAGGTAAGCTATCTTGATTTTGGAACGGGAGAAGCTGTGCTTCTCGCTCACGGTATCCTTGGGGGATACGGCCAGGCATTTGTTTCATTAACGCAGATACTGGGAGATGAATGTCGGAAGCTGGCGCCGTCACGCTTTGGCTATCCCAGTTCCAGCTTACCATCTACACCTACTCCCGGAAATCAGGCCAAGGCCTATGTGGCCCTGCTGGATAAAGTGGGCATTCAACAAACCTTTGTGATTGCATCCTCTGCCGGTGGGGCAGCAGGAATAAAACTGGCTCTAAACTATCCGGAACGTATTAAGGGATTAATTTTATTGTCATCCGGTGTTCCCACAGCGAAAAGGTCCCGTGAGGAAATTTCCCAAATACAAGGGGCTCCCGCCCTGTTAATAAACGATTTTCCCATGTGGTTTACAGTGAAATATTTGAAATTCGCTTTAAATAGCATGTTTGGTTCTACTGTCGCCAAGGATCTGTATGAAACCATGCTTCCGGTAAGGCCTCGTAAACCCGGGATAGAAGCAGACATAACCATTACAAATTTAGACATGGATATAAACTATGATAATTATCCGGTGGAAAAAATTACCGTGCCGATTCTAATTGTACATGCTAAGGATGATGCTATGGCCAAATTCCAAGGAGTAGAAAAATTTATTGCCCGAGTACATCCTCAAACGTCTCTCTTTGCCACAGGCGGCCATTTAATAACCGGACATGGGGACGAAGTTTCAAAATCCATTAAAAGATTTATGGAAGCAACGGCTGCTGCTGAGGAAAGGGACTAA
- a CDS encoding THUMP domain-containing class I SAM-dependent RNA methyltransferase, with protein MTKIELIATATFGLESVVAYEVKSLGYEDVKVENGRVTFVADELAVCRGNLWLRTADRVLIKMGEFRASTFEELFQQTKALPWPDWLPENAHFPVEGKSIKSQLHSVPDCQAIVKKAVVEKMKQVYKKEWFDETGPRYTIEVALLKDMATLTIDTSGAGLHKRGYRKLSSRAPIKETLAAGLISIARWYPDRVLLDPGCGSGTIPIEAALIGHNLAPGLGRTFAAESWPVIPETLWLKARQEALDLADRAAKLRIYGTDIDKEVLSLARYHARQAGVENSIHFQQVPVAKVRSKQKYGFIITNPPYGERLGEAREVEKLYREMGETYTHHFDTWSCFVITSYSQFEKLFGRPADKKRKLYNGRVECQYYQYLGPRPPRPKPNQEPATNSPE; from the coding sequence ATGACTAAAATAGAATTAATTGCCACTGCCACTTTTGGGCTGGAATCGGTGGTGGCCTACGAGGTAAAATCCCTGGGTTATGAAGATGTAAAGGTGGAAAATGGCAGAGTTACTTTTGTAGCCGACGAGCTGGCGGTATGCCGGGGAAACCTCTGGCTTCGTACCGCCGACCGGGTGCTTATCAAGATGGGTGAGTTTCGGGCCAGCACCTTTGAAGAATTGTTTCAGCAAACCAAAGCACTTCCCTGGCCGGATTGGCTGCCGGAAAACGCTCATTTCCCAGTGGAGGGTAAATCTATTAAATCTCAACTGCACAGCGTGCCGGATTGCCAAGCCATTGTAAAAAAAGCAGTGGTTGAAAAAATGAAACAGGTTTATAAGAAAGAGTGGTTTGATGAAACCGGTCCCCGCTACACTATTGAGGTGGCTTTGCTGAAGGATATGGCCACGCTGACCATTGATACCAGCGGCGCCGGTTTGCATAAGCGGGGCTACCGTAAGCTGTCCAGCCGGGCTCCCATCAAGGAGACCCTGGCTGCCGGATTAATCTCCATTGCCCGCTGGTATCCGGACCGGGTCCTGTTGGACCCAGGCTGCGGTTCGGGTACTATCCCCATTGAAGCAGCCCTTATAGGACACAATCTGGCTCCAGGCCTGGGGCGGACCTTCGCGGCAGAATCCTGGCCCGTCATTCCTGAAACCCTGTGGCTTAAGGCCCGCCAGGAAGCTTTGGACCTGGCCGACCGGGCAGCAAAATTAAGAATATACGGTACGGATATTGATAAAGAAGTATTGAGCCTAGCCCGCTACCACGCCCGGCAAGCCGGAGTGGAGAACTCCATCCACTTTCAGCAGGTACCGGTGGCCAAGGTCCGCAGCAAGCAAAAATATGGCTTTATCATCACCAATCCGCCTTATGGAGAGCGGTTGGGAGAGGCCCGGGAGGTTGAAAAACTATACCGGGAAATGGGGGAAACCTATACCCATCACTTCGATACCTGGTCCTGTTTTGTCATTACTTCTTACTCTCAGTTTGAAAAACTTTTTGGCCGGCCGGCTGATAAAAAACGTAAATTATACAATGGTCGGGTGGAATGCCAGTATTACCAATACCTAGGCCCTCGGCCACCCCGCCCCAAGCCGAATCAAGAACCGGCAACAAACTCTCCTGAATAA
- a CDS encoding 4Fe-4S dicluster domain-containing protein, whose product MFMVTIDRDKCDGCAACADACPAGILGMLDDGKADVTGEAYDCMGCETCVATCPNECYTVTEV is encoded by the coding sequence ATGTTCATGGTAACAATCGACAGAGATAAGTGCGACGGCTGTGCAGCCTGTGCTGATGCTTGCCCTGCAGGGATCCTGGGGATGCTTGATGACGGCAAAGCCGACGTAACCGGTGAAGCTTATGATTGCATGGGTTGCGAAACCTGTGTAGCAACCTGCCCTAACGAGTGCTACACAGTTACCGAAGTATAA
- a CDS encoding DUF1540 domain-containing protein translates to MSKVSQCKVEECHYNKNFECHADGIEVLSSGTKRVSTTDNTACNTFKPKEF, encoded by the coding sequence ATGTCTAAAGTATCCCAATGCAAAGTAGAAGAGTGCCATTACAACAAAAATTTTGAATGCCACGCAGACGGCATAGAAGTTTTATCCAGTGGCACCAAGCGTGTTTCTACTACAGACAATACCGCCTGCAACACCTTTAAACCAAAAGAATTCTAA
- the adhE gene encoding bifunctional acetaldehyde-CoA/alcohol dehydrogenase has product MGGAFVEKDEQQISAMIDRLVENAKLAQEEFLKLSQEQVDHIVKMMAMAGLDKHMELAKLAVEETQKGVYEDKITKNIFATEEVYHSIKYEKTVGVVNENPEEDFMEVAEPIGPVAAVIPVTNPTSTTMFKALICIKTRNPVIFSFHPGAQRCSSEAAKIMLQAAIEAGAPQHCIGWIEQPSIQATQKLMAHPGVALILATGGAKLVCSAYSSGKPALGVGPGNVPCYIEKTAHIRRAVTDLIMSKTFDNGLICASEQAVIIDREIADDTIQRMKENGCYFLNPAEVEQLTKLATHGDCCHIRPEIVGKSAVTIAEMAGLAVPPDTKILVAPLEGVGPDYPLSQEKLSPILALYVVENSDEGIRRCEEMVEFAGLGHSAVIHSENQQVIEQFSRRIRTGRIIVNSPSTHGAIGDLYNTNVPSLTLGCGSMGRNSTTSNVSVHNLINIKRVAMRKEKLQWFRVPERIYFMPGSVQYLSKMPGVERVLIVTDKVMADLGYVDKVIYHLRKRQNDVHIEVFDGVEPDPPMEVVAQGVERMKRFLPDTLIALGGGSAIDCAKGMWLFFEYPDVEFEHLRLKFLDIRKRTYKYPKLGRRVQLVAIPTTSGSGSEVTAFTVISDKGKQIKYPLADYELTPDVAIIDSDFVMSIPPKVTADTGLDVLSHAIEAYVSVMASDYTDGLALKAIELVFRYLPRAYKNGRDKEARFKMHNASAIAGIAFTNAFLGINHSLAHKLGGQFGIPHGRANALLLPHVIEYNATLPSKFVSFPNYTFYVAPEKYRQIAKHLGLPCSTEQEGVRSLISAIQDLMKELEVPQSIAECGVERSQFEGVVHELSEKAFEDQCTTSNPRMPLISELEEIYRKAYVRG; this is encoded by the coding sequence ATGGGAGGTGCTTTTGTGGAGAAAGATGAACAACAAATTTCAGCAATGATTGACAGGCTGGTGGAAAATGCGAAATTGGCCCAGGAGGAGTTCCTGAAATTAAGCCAGGAACAAGTGGATCATATTGTAAAAATGATGGCTATGGCAGGGCTGGATAAACACATGGAACTGGCCAAGCTGGCGGTGGAGGAGACCCAAAAGGGAGTCTACGAGGATAAAATCACCAAAAATATTTTTGCCACTGAGGAAGTATACCATAGTATCAAATACGAAAAGACCGTAGGGGTTGTTAACGAAAATCCCGAGGAAGATTTTATGGAGGTAGCGGAGCCCATTGGCCCGGTAGCTGCGGTTATCCCCGTAACCAATCCCACCTCCACCACCATGTTTAAAGCATTAATTTGTATCAAGACACGGAATCCGGTTATTTTCAGTTTTCACCCCGGAGCCCAGCGCTGCAGCTCCGAGGCAGCCAAAATCATGCTGCAGGCAGCCATTGAGGCCGGAGCGCCGCAGCACTGCATCGGCTGGATTGAACAACCGTCCATCCAGGCCACCCAGAAACTAATGGCCCATCCGGGAGTGGCTTTGATTCTGGCCACCGGCGGGGCAAAGCTGGTATGCTCAGCCTATAGTTCCGGAAAACCTGCCTTGGGTGTAGGACCCGGCAATGTTCCCTGCTATATTGAGAAAACCGCCCACATCCGCCGGGCGGTAACGGATTTAATCATGAGTAAAACCTTTGATAACGGCCTTATTTGTGCCTCGGAACAAGCGGTCATCATAGACCGTGAAATTGCCGATGACACCATACAGCGAATGAAAGAAAACGGTTGTTATTTTTTAAACCCTGCTGAGGTGGAGCAGTTAACCAAACTGGCCACCCATGGGGATTGCTGCCATATCCGTCCTGAAATTGTGGGTAAGTCCGCTGTCACCATTGCTGAAATGGCCGGTCTGGCGGTACCTCCGGATACCAAAATTCTGGTGGCGCCCTTGGAAGGAGTAGGACCCGATTATCCTCTGTCCCAGGAGAAACTGTCTCCGATCCTGGCCTTGTATGTTGTGGAGAACAGTGATGAGGGAATTCGGCGCTGTGAAGAGATGGTGGAGTTTGCCGGACTGGGACACTCGGCCGTCATTCATTCCGAGAACCAGCAGGTAATTGAACAGTTCTCCAGGAGAATTAGGACCGGCCGGATTATCGTCAACTCTCCCAGCACCCACGGAGCCATCGGAGACCTTTATAATACCAATGTTCCTTCTTTAACCCTGGGTTGCGGCTCCATGGGACGGAACTCCACCACCTCCAATGTCAGCGTGCACAATTTAATTAACATTAAACGGGTGGCCATGCGTAAGGAAAAATTACAGTGGTTCAGAGTGCCCGAGCGCATTTATTTTATGCCTGGTTCGGTTCAGTATCTAAGCAAAATGCCCGGTGTGGAGCGGGTCCTGATTGTGACGGATAAAGTGATGGCCGATCTGGGTTACGTGGATAAAGTCATTTATCATCTGAGAAAGCGTCAAAATGACGTTCATATTGAGGTCTTTGACGGCGTGGAACCGGATCCGCCCATGGAGGTGGTAGCCCAGGGGGTGGAAAGGATGAAGCGATTCCTTCCGGATACGCTGATTGCCCTGGGGGGAGGCTCCGCCATTGACTGCGCCAAGGGCATGTGGCTGTTTTTCGAATATCCTGATGTGGAATTTGAGCATCTGAGGTTAAAATTCTTGGATATTCGCAAGCGCACCTATAAATACCCCAAGCTGGGCCGCCGGGTCCAACTGGTGGCCATTCCCACCACCAGCGGCAGCGGTTCGGAGGTCACGGCCTTTACGGTCATTTCCGATAAAGGCAAACAAATTAAATACCCCCTAGCCGACTATGAGCTCACACCGGATGTGGCCATTATTGACAGTGATTTTGTCATGTCCATTCCCCCCAAGGTTACGGCGGATACCGGTCTGGATGTTCTAAGCCATGCTATTGAAGCCTATGTTTCGGTGATGGCTTCCGATTATACCGATGGACTGGCCTTAAAAGCCATTGAACTGGTATTCCGGTATCTTCCCAGGGCTTACAAGAACGGCCGGGACAAGGAAGCCCGGTTTAAAATGCACAATGCCTCGGCCATTGCCGGGATTGCTTTTACCAATGCCTTTTTAGGGATCAACCATAGTCTGGCTCATAAGCTGGGCGGACAGTTCGGCATTCCTCATGGCCGGGCCAATGCACTGTTGCTGCCCCATGTCATTGAGTATAACGCCACCTTGCCAAGCAAGTTTGTCTCTTTTCCCAACTATACCTTTTATGTGGCGCCGGAAAAGTACCGCCAGATTGCCAAACATCTGGGGTTGCCCTGCAGTACCGAGCAAGAGGGTGTCCGCAGTCTGATTTCAGCCATCCAGGACTTAATGAAAGAACTGGAAGTTCCTCAAAGCATTGCAGAATGCGGAGTTGAGAGGAGCCAATTTGAAGGAGTGGTTCATGAATTGTCCGAGAAGGCCTTTGAAGATCAGTGCACCACCTCCAATCCCCGCATGCCTTTGATTTCGGAACTGGAAGAAATTTATCGCAAGGCCTATGTTCGAGGGTAA
- a CDS encoding DVU0298 family protein, whose translation MNWLTLRREVSGLLKEARYDQLVARTMEERGMIKYLFQPLYHPYGAERWRAIRALGLVSKELAKEDPVAARELIRRLLWSMNDESGTTSWSAPEAIGEMIYHNPDLFQEYISIVVHASEEEIFHRGIAWTLGRVGPAKPDLVREFIPLLIQFLNHSQSEVKGYAAWALGQIGVKEALPHLANLLDDSGAVEVYEEPKVTVKSVNQLVREAIEKIKGCPG comes from the coding sequence GTGAACTGGTTGACTCTGCGTAGAGAAGTCAGCGGACTGCTTAAAGAGGCCCGGTACGACCAACTGGTTGCCCGGACCATGGAAGAGCGGGGCATGATTAAATATCTTTTTCAGCCCTTGTACCATCCCTATGGAGCGGAGCGCTGGAGAGCCATCCGGGCTTTAGGACTGGTAAGCAAGGAACTGGCAAAGGAAGATCCCGTGGCTGCCAGGGAACTAATTCGAAGGCTGCTGTGGTCCATGAATGACGAATCCGGGACTACCAGTTGGAGTGCGCCGGAAGCCATTGGGGAGATGATTTATCATAACCCCGACCTATTTCAGGAGTATATTTCCATCGTGGTTCACGCCTCGGAGGAAGAAATCTTTCACCGGGGCATCGCCTGGACCTTGGGCCGGGTTGGACCTGCTAAGCCGGACCTCGTCCGGGAATTTATACCATTATTGATTCAGTTTCTAAATCATTCCCAATCCGAGGTAAAGGGTTATGCCGCCTGGGCCCTGGGCCAGATTGGCGTCAAGGAGGCTCTGCCCCATTTGGCCAACCTGCTGGATGACTCCGGTGCGGTGGAGGTATATGAGGAACCGAAAGTGACTGTAAAAAGCGTAAATCAATTAGTCCGAGAAGCCATAGAAAAAATAAAGGGCTGTCCTGGCTAA
- a CDS encoding efflux RND transporter periplasmic adaptor subunit, which yields MELELENQKALGKWTKIKGRIKGLPRWLKWTTVILLGLGVLAGILFSRPDSGNGLPMETAKVEKRGIEQSIVANGGLDSENKQEFFTPEDSTLMELSVKVGDRVRKGQVLGRLDTMELGRLNEEANAKLAQLEAELVRARANDDGLNLAHAEAAFNKAKNKLERITYLHKEGAVTVEELEAAKVEFTQAQADYKGAEIKARQGAGAKEISSVEAQVSLAKQEAAKARERLELATFVSDMDGVVLFVGAEEGNRVLEGNRILVVGSMDKLEVTANINEIDAGSLQVGQPVKITCTALPEKEFKGEVSRVAAAAISQQSSQGQSDNVHVPVTIKLLGDISGLKPGFTVDLYITTMKKQELLTVPFEALVDRQGKKLVFVVENGVAREQEVETQKGNELYDEVVSGLKNGDVVVLNPPAGFKSGQRVTAGEKND from the coding sequence ATGGAGTTAGAGTTAGAGAACCAAAAGGCGTTGGGTAAATGGACAAAAATAAAAGGTCGTATCAAAGGATTACCACGGTGGCTGAAGTGGACAACAGTAATCCTTTTGGGATTAGGCGTTTTGGCCGGGATTCTTTTCAGCAGGCCGGACTCCGGCAATGGGCTTCCGATGGAAACAGCCAAGGTGGAAAAAAGAGGCATTGAGCAGAGTATTGTAGCCAATGGCGGACTGGACTCCGAGAACAAACAGGAGTTTTTTACCCCGGAGGACAGCACCTTGATGGAATTGTCCGTGAAGGTGGGGGACCGGGTCCGCAAGGGTCAGGTATTGGGCCGGTTGGATACCATGGAGTTAGGACGTCTTAATGAAGAGGCCAATGCCAAGCTGGCCCAACTGGAGGCGGAGCTGGTACGGGCCCGGGCCAACGATGACGGATTAAATCTGGCCCATGCGGAGGCTGCCTTTAATAAGGCCAAAAATAAGCTGGAAAGGATTACCTACTTACATAAAGAAGGGGCGGTGACCGTGGAGGAACTGGAAGCCGCCAAAGTGGAATTTACTCAGGCTCAGGCCGATTATAAAGGAGCTGAAATTAAAGCCCGTCAGGGCGCCGGAGCCAAAGAAATCTCTTCCGTGGAAGCCCAGGTTAGCCTGGCTAAGCAAGAGGCAGCCAAGGCCAGAGAGCGCCTGGAATTGGCCACCTTTGTTTCCGATATGGACGGGGTGGTGCTTTTTGTGGGAGCGGAAGAGGGAAACCGGGTTTTGGAAGGAAACCGGATCCTGGTGGTGGGCAGTATGGATAAACTGGAGGTCACCGCCAATATTAATGAAATTGATGCCGGCAGCCTGCAGGTGGGTCAACCGGTGAAAATAACCTGTACCGCCCTTCCGGAAAAGGAGTTTAAGGGTGAGGTAAGCCGGGTGGCGGCAGCAGCCATTTCTCAGCAAAGCAGCCAGGGACAGTCCGATAATGTTCATGTTCCCGTAACAATAAAATTGCTGGGAGATATTTCAGGGCTTAAACCGGGTTTTACCGTGGATTTGTATATTACCACCATGAAAAAGCAGGAATTGCTGACCGTACCCTTTGAGGCATTGGTGGACCGTCAGGGAAAAAAGCTGGTTTTTGTGGTTGAAAATGGCGTGGCCCGGGAGCAGGAGGTAGAAACCCAGAAGGGTAATGAACTGTATGATGAGGTTGTATCCGGCTTAAAGAACGGGGATGTAGTAGTGCTCAACCCCCCGGCCGGCTTTAAGAGCGGCCAGCGGGTAACCGCAGGTGAGAAAAATGATTAG